Proteins encoded within one genomic window of Humulus lupulus chromosome 1, drHumLupu1.1, whole genome shotgun sequence:
- the LOC133824964 gene encoding uncharacterized protein LOC133824964: MALYEALYGIKCRSPIHWHETGERKFLGSEEVDQAMKDIRLIRQRLQTSIDRQRKYADHRQRPLEFEVGEKVLLKIAPLRGAMRFAKKDKSSPRYIGPFEVLEHIWKAAYRLALPPAFSRVHDVFHVSTLRKYVNDPTHVLSYNELSIDPQLSYEEKPVAILDRKDKLLRNKTMPLVKVQWSNHKI, encoded by the coding sequence ATGGCTCTGTATGAGGCACTATACGGAATAAAGTGCCGATCTCCAATCCATTGGCATGAGACCGGTgagaggaaattcttgggatcagAAGAGGTAGACCAAGCTATGAAGGACATTAGGTTGATTCGTCAGAGGTTACAGACCTCTATAGATCGTCAACGTAAGTATGCCGATCATCGACAGAGACCTTTAGAATTTGAAGTTGGGGAAAAGGTACTGCTAAAGATAGCTCCATTGAGAGGAGCTATGAGGTTCGCAAAAAAGGACAAGTCGAGCCCTAGGTACATAGGACCGTTCGAGGTTCTAGAACACATTTGGAAGGCAGCTTATCGACTAGCCCTTCCGCCTGCGTTCTctagagttcatgatgtattccatgtgtcaACCTTAAGGAAGTATGTGAATGACCCTACTCATGTGCTAAGTTACAATGAACTTAGCATAGATCCTCAGCTAAGCTATGAGGAAAAACCGGTCGCGATTCTGGATCGGAAAGACAAGCTATTAAGAAACAAAACAATGCctttggtaaaggtgcagtggtctAACCACAAAATTTAA